AAACGCCGTCGGCAGTCGGCCGCCCGCTTCTGGACGCAGTACCGCACGCACCGGGCGGGTCTGTTCGGCCTGGCCGCGCTCCTCCTGATCGCGGCCATGGCGCTGGCCGCGCCGCTCCTGGCGGGCGGCGACGTGCAGAACGTCTCGAACGCGCCGGGCAAGGCGCTGGAATCCCCCAGCTCCCGCTTCCCGCTCGGCACCGACCAGTACGGCCGCCCGCTGCTCGGCCTGCTGCTGTACGGCGCCCGGATCTCGCTCGCCGTGGGCCTGATGGCGGCGGCGCTCTCCGTCGCGATCGGCACCCTCGTCGGCATCCTCGCCGGGCACTTCGGCGGCTGGTTCGCGACCGTCGTCATGCGGATCACGGACTGGTTCCTGGTGATGCCCGCCCTGGTCCTGGCGATCGTGCTGGCCACGGTGCTGGAGCAGAGCGTCTGGACGGTGGTCCTGGCGATCGGCGTGACGTCCTGGCCGACGACCGCCCGTCTCGTACGGGCCCAGACGCTCGCCGTCGAGTCACGCCCGTACATCGAACGCGCGCAGGCCCTGGGCGGCGGGCACGCCCACATCATGACCCGCCACGTCCTGCCGAACGTCGTCCCCCTGGTCCTCGCCCAGACCACCCTGCTGATCTCCTCCGCCATCCTCACCGAGGCCACCCTCGCCTTCCTGGGCCTGGGCGACCCGAACGTCGTGT
This is a stretch of genomic DNA from Streptomyces sp. NBC_00237. It encodes these proteins:
- a CDS encoding ABC transporter permease, which encodes MTTTESTPAPDADPARDASPAPDTDATPVSARSLAQKRRRQSAARFWTQYRTHRAGLFGLAALLLIAAMALAAPLLAGGDVQNVSNAPGKALESPSSRFPLGTDQYGRPLLGLLLYGARISLAVGLMAAALSVAIGTLVGILAGHFGGWFATVVMRITDWFLVMPALVLAIVLATVLEQSVWTVVLAIGVTSWPTTARLVRAQTLAVESRPYIERAQALGGGHAHIMTRHVLPNVVPLVLAQTTLLISSAILTEATLAFLGLGDPNVVSWGGMLQEARETGAVSSGHWWYLAPPGLAIAVVALAFTLCGRAVESVLNPKLGTSR